Proteins encoded by one window of Salvia splendens isolate huo1 chromosome 5, SspV2, whole genome shotgun sequence:
- the LOC121801819 gene encoding luc7-like protein 3, whose amino-acid sequence MDAQRALLDELMGSARNLTEEERKGHREIKWDDKEVCGCYMVRFCPHDLFVNTRSDLGACQKIHDPKLKESFEMSPRHDPFVPKFEADLAQYCERLVSDLDRRVRRGRERLAQDVEVQPPPPISAEKAEQLSVLEEKIKNLLEQVESLGEEGKVDEAEALMRKVELLHIEKIALTQQPQDKLLMAAQEKKMALCEICGSFLVANDATERTQSHVTGKQHVGYGMVRDFLAEYKEAKEKAKEEERLAREREAEERRKLQDKEHEGKRRRSGSSDRDRPRHRDYDRERDRYRERDRYNGRNGRGSREVGRGSDRKNISSSNGREGSRDRYREHERSRSRSPAKHGRRRSSRSPGRPY is encoded by the exons ATGGATGCTCAGAGGGCTTTGCTTGATGAACTCATGGGCTCAG CACGTAATTTGActgaagaagagagaaaagggCACCGGGAAATCAAGTGGGACGATAAGGAAGTGTGTGGTTGCTATATGGTCCGGTTCTGTCCTCATGATTTGTTTGTCAACACTCGGAGCGACTTAG GGGCTTGCCAGAAAATTCATGACCCAAAGTTAAAGGAAAG CTTTGAGATGTCTCCTAGACATGATCCATTTGTTCCGAAGTTTGAAGCTGATCTCGCTCAATACTGTGAAAGGCTG GTTTCTGATTTAGACCGGAGAGTGAGGCGTGGCCGTGAACGCCTTGCACAAGACGTTGAAGTCCAGCCTCCTCCACCAATTTCTGCTGAAAAGGCGGAGCAGTTGTCTGTTCTGGAAGAGAAGATAAAGAACCTACTGGAACAAGTTGAGTCTCTTGGTGAAGAAGGGAAGGTGGATGAAGCTGAGGCACTTATGAGAAAG GTGGAATTGCTGCATATCGAGAAGATTGCCTTAACTCAGCAACCACAGGATAAATTATTGATGGCTGCACAAGAGAAAAAAATGGCACTATGTGAAATATGTGGTTCTTTTCTAGTCGCAAATGATGCTACGGAGAGAACTCAGTCACATGTTACTGGAAAGCAACACGTAGGCTATGGCATGGTTCGGGACTTTCTGGCTGAGTATAAG GAAGCCAAGGAGAAggcaaaagaagaagaaagactGGCTAGGGAGAGAGAAGCGGAAGAACGAAGGAAGCTGCAGGATAAAGAACATGAGGGCAAACGCAGAAGAAGTGGCTCATCTGATAGGGACAGGCCTCGTCACCGGGATTATGACAGGGAGAGGGACCGATATCGTGAACGTGATAGATATAATGGAAGGAATGGTAGAGGAAGCAGAGAGGTGGGAAGAGGGTCAGATAGGAAGAACATTAGCTCAAGTAATGGAAGAGAAGGGAGTAGGGATAGATATCGAGAACATGAAAGGAGCAGATCTCGCTCTCCTGCCAAACATGGTCGCAGGAGGTCATCCAGGAGTCCAGGCCGTCCATATTAG